From the Deinococcus multiflagellatus genome, the window GGTCTTGATCTTGCCCAGGTAGATGTCGGCCAGCACCTTGCCGGTGAACTTCAGGGGCGTGGTGACGCCGGGCAGGTTGTAGGCAGGCACCACGGCGCCAATGGCGGTGGGGATGTGCAGCAGCTTGCCGGGGGCGTCCTTCATGGCGTCGTCGCTCATGGGGTTGTCGCTGCCCGCAAAGTCCACGGTGCGCTCCAGAATCTGCTTCTGGCCCGCGCCGCTGCCCACGGACTGGTAGTTCACGGTGACGCCCTTGTCCTTCTTGTATTCGGCAAACATCTTGCTGTACAGGGGGAAGGGAAAGCTCGCGCCCGCGCCGGTCAGGGTGGACTGCGCGGCGGCCGTGGTGACGGCGAGGGCGGCGGCCAGAGCAAACATCTTCTTCATGGCGCGCAGTGTGCCGGGCGATTGTCAGCGCCGCGTCACGTCTTGCCCTGGCGCGCCCGCTGGGCCCCCGGCCGGAGCAAGGGGAAGTTCTTCCGTGCTGCACGGCATTCCTTAGCAAGTCCTCAAAAGGCCCTTCAGAACGCGGTTTTTCCCAATGCTTCCTTTAAAAAGGGCGTGCTGGTGGGCATTCGCGCCCCCATCCCCCCTTCCCAAGCGGCGCGTCATATGTCATGCTGCTCACCATGACGAAAAAGTCTGCGAAAGCCCCCGCCAAAAAGACTGCGGCCAAGGCCGCTCCCGCCGCCAAAGCCGCCGCCCCCAAGCGCGCCGCTGGCGAGAGCAACAAGGTCGCCAAGACCCAGCTCGTGGAAATGGTCGCTGACCGCACCGGTCTGACCAAGAAGCAGAGCGAGGAAGCCGTCAGCGCCATGCTGGACGTGGTTGTGGGCGCCATCCGTGGCGGCCAGAGCGTGGGCCTGCCCGGCCTGGGCACCCTGAGCGTCAAGGCCACCGCCGCCCGCACCGGCGTGCGCCCCGGCACCAGCGAGAAGATCCAGATCCCGGCCGGCAAGAAGGTGGCCTTCAAGGTCGCCAGCACCCTCAAGGGCAACCTGTAAACTTCCCCTCTATCAGGGAGCGCGCCCATCTGGGCGCGTTTTTTTGGCCCAGCTGACCTGCCCATGAGCGCGGTCCCTGGGCCCTGTTCATGGCGCGGGCATGGCGCTGTCACGCAGGCGATGCACCGTAAGGCGAGCGGGACTGATACGGCTTCCGAAAAATTCCGTAACGGGTTATGGAATTTTTCCGACCAGAGGGAGAAGGAAAAAATACGGATTTCCGGGAATTGGACCTGGAAGGCTCCGCAGGAGAGGAACATCCAGTTCTTTCCTGGATGTTCCGGAA encodes:
- a CDS encoding HU family DNA-binding protein, encoding MLLTMTKKSAKAPAKKTAAKAAPAAKAAAPKRAAGESNKVAKTQLVEMVADRTGLTKKQSEEAVSAMLDVVVGAIRGGQSVGLPGLGTLSVKATAARTGVRPGTSEKIQIPAGKKVAFKVASTLKGNL